The region TTTGTTTGAAAAAGTAATTTTAAGCACTAGTGATATTTTGATGTTGCAAAGATTGTAAAATTTTATTCTAAATAAATGTTTTATTTGATGCTAGGATTTATAGATTGGGATTTTGATTTTAGAATATTGAAAAAGTTAAAATAAAAGATAGGTAACGACGATATTTAACTTAATGTTAATATTGAAATTTGTTAATGCTTGGTTTTATTGGTGTTTTTAGGATTTTCTTTTTAAATTTTATTTATCGATTTTTTATGTAAAATGTTAATATTTATATTTTTTATCTATTTTTTAGCACTTGTATTGAGTAATACTTTGTCTAAAGTTAAACTTTGATTTTAGAAGGAGTGGGCTATGTGAAGTTTAGGAAATAATTAAGATTTTTGTGGGATAACTAATTCAAATAAATTAATATGAGATTAAAATTCAAATGGATTTTTACGCTATTGGTAGCGTTATCTATGCAGTTTTCTTTTGCTCAAGAAAAAACTGTTAGTGGAGTTGTTTCAGATGCAACAGGGCCAATTCCTGGTGCGAACGTAATTGTTAAAGGAACTAAAACAGGTGTTCAAACAGATTTTGATGGTAAGTATTCGGTTAGAGCAAAAGTTGGAGATGTTTTAGTGTTTTCATTCATTGGAATGAATAATTCTTCTGTTACTGTTGGTGCTGCATCTAATGTGAATGTGAAGTTGACTGCTGCCTCGCAAGCTCTAGAGGAAGTAGTAGTTGTAGGTTACCGAACAGTTTCAACGCAATCTTTTACTGGATCAGCAAAACAAGTTAAGTCTGAAAATATTGAGAAAAAAAGTGTTTCAAATATTTCTCAGGCATTAGCAGGTGAGGTTGCAGGTGTTAGGGTAATTAATACTTCTGGACAACCGGGATCTGCGGCTACTATACGTATTCGTGGTATAGGTTCTGTTAATGGTAATAGAGCTCCTCTTTATGTGGTTGATGGAATTCCTTTTAATGGGACGTTGAGTGCTATTAATCCAAGCGATATTGAGTCAACGACTGTTTTGAAAGATGCTGAGGCGACAGCGATTTATGGTTCGCGTGGAGCTAATGGTGTGATTCTTGTATCTACTAAAAAAGGTAAATCAAATACTAGTTTTATTGAGGTAGATTCGAAAATTGGTTTAAATTATTCTTTATTGCCTCGTTATAAAACAATTAAATCTCCTGATGAGTATATTGGTTATGCGTGGGAGTCATTGTTGAATCAGGGTAAGTATTATGAAGGTTTGTCAGGAACTGCTGCTACAGATTACGCTAATTCATCTTTGTTTAATCCGAATAATGCGGGTATCGATCCTACTTATAATATGTGGAATGTTGCTAATGGTGCTGATTTAATTGATCCTGCAACAGGAAAGGTTAAGGCTGGGGTAACTAGGAGATATACACCGGAAAAATGGGAGGATTTTGGTTTTCAAAAAGCGGTACGTCAAGAGATTAATTTAACTTTAGGTGGTGGAGAAGGTAAGACAAAATACTTCTCTTCTTTGGGTTATTTAAATGATAAGGGGTATATTGTGAATTCTAATTTTGAGCGTATCTCAACGCGTTTAAATGTTACTCATGAAGTGAAGCCTTGGTTATCAGGTAGCGCTAATTTTGGATATACTAATTCAACAACAAATAGTAATGGGCAATCTTCAGATTCAGGAAGTGTTTTTTGGTTTGTAGATAATATTCCTTCAATTTATCCATTGTTTCAGCGTGATGCCTCTGGGGCGATTATTAACGATCCAATATACGGTGGAGGTTTGTATGATTATGGATTGACAAGAGGTTTTGGTGGTTTAACAAATTCAATTTCTGATGCTGTTCGTAGTGTGAATGTTACGAAACGTAATGAGTTGAATTTGAATACTTCATTAGATTTTAAAATAGCAAGCTTTTTGACATTTGAGACTCGTTTTGGAGCTCAGTATTTCAATAGTGCCTATACTAATAAGGAGAATCCTTTTTATGGTCCTTCAGCTTCTCAAGGGGGGTCGATTTTTAAAAGAAATACAGAATTATTGAATTATAATTTTCAAAAATTACTGCGTTTCAAAAAGTCATTTGGCGATCATCGTATAGACGGTCTTTTAGCTCATGAGAATACCAACTATGAGAATAGAGTGTTGACAGCTTCTAAGTATAATTTATTAGATCCTGAAGGAACAGAATTAGGTAATGCTGTAGTAAGTAATCCTTCTGACTCTTTTGCTGATAGGTTTTCATTAGAGAGTGTTTTTGGTCAGGTTTCTTATAATTTTAAAGATACTTATTATTTTTCTGGTACGGTGAGAAGAGATGGTTCTTCAAGATTTTTAAATAATAAATGGGGAACTTTTGGGGCAGTAGGTGCCGGTTGGGTAGTTTCGAATGAATCATTTATGAGTGATGTAAGTTGGTTGAAATTTTTGAAATTAAAAGCAAGTTACGGGGTTATTGGAGATCAAGGAGGTGCTTCTTTGTATTCAGGATATGATATTTATAATACATCTAACTTGAATGACGAGTTTTCAATTGCTTTCGCTACGAAAGGGAATCCAAATTTGACATGGGAAAAATCTAATATGTTTCAGACGGGTGTTGAATTTAGATTAGGGAAATTTTTAGACGTTACTGTTGAGTACTATAACAAAAAAACGGATAATTTATTTTTTAATAGACGTGTAGGTCCATCTGTTGGGTATGCTTCAATTTTTGTTAATGATGGCGCATTGGTTAATAATGGGGTGGAGTTTGATTTAACTGCACATGTGTTAAAAGGGAATGATTATTTCTTAGATTTGTCGTTTAATGGTGAGTTGATTAATAATAAGCTTACACGTATGCCTATTGATCCTGCAACAGGAGAGCAAAAAGTAATTGATATTGATGGTATATACGGAAGATCTGTTGGTAATTCTATATATGATTTTTACATGAGAGAGTTTGCTGGAGTTGATCCTGCTGATGGTCGTTCTCAATGGAATGCATATTATTTTGATGCTAATGCAAATGGAGCGAAAGATAGTAATGAAGATTTTATTACTTCAATGGAAGAGTATGTTAGAGCTAATCCTAATAATGTAAGCGGTATTGTTGAAACAACTACTAAAACTTACAGCCAAGCTGCTACGAAATATGTTGGAAAAACAGCAGTTCCAAAAATACGTGGTGCTTTTAATGTGAATACCGGATTTAAAGGTTTTGACTTGTCAATGCAATTTTTGTATGGTATTGGAGGTTATTCATATGATGGAGCTTATGCAGGTTTAATGGGCTCAGGTCAAGCTGGTTCAAATAATTGGCATGTTGATATTCAAGATCGTTGGCAAAAACCTGGGGATGTAACAAATGTTCCTAGATTATCTAATGGTAAAGATCCGAATGTGAATTCTTCATCAACTCGTTTCCTTACAAAGTCTGATTACATTTCTTTGAACAACGTTAGAATTGGATATACGCTTCCAAAGCAATTTGTTACAAAAATCGGATTGTCTAGTTTGAACTTCTTTGTTTCTGGTGATAATTTATGGTTGAGTTCTAAAAGGACTGGTTTTAATCCATCTACTAGTGAAGCAGGTTCTTCGGATACTTATCGTTATTCTCCATTGTCTACCATTTCTTATGGAGTTCGTGTTAAATTTTAATATATATAATTATGAAAAAAATACTAATATTTAGTTTAGCTATTTCAGTTTTTTTGATTTCTTGTGAATCAGATTACTTGGATGCGCGCCCTGACGGAGGAACCACTACGGATTCTCAGCTAGATGAAATTGCAAAAGTGAATCCAAAAGTTTTAAACGGTTTGTTGCTAGGGGTGTATTCAACTATGTATACTGTAGGTGCTGGTGGAACAGATGATCATTCTGACTTTGGTCAAAAAGGAGTTGATATTACCTTAGATTTATTGAGTTCTGATATGGCTTATACAGCTAATAATTATGGTTGGTATAATGCACTTACGCAATTGACGGCTACTCCTAATTTTGCAAATAATGAAAATTACAAGCCTTGGAGATATTATTATAAGATCATCTTGGGAGCTAATTCTGTAATTGATGCTTTAGGAGGTACTGATGCTGTTCTTGTAGATCAAGAGGCAAAAAACGTTATGGGGCAAGCAAAAGGTTTACGTGCTTATGCTTATTTTTATTTGTCTCAGATGTATCAAATATCTTATAAAGCGGATGAATTAATATTGCCAATTTATAAAGATGCGAAGTCTAATAATCAGCCGAAGAGTAAAGCTTCAGAAGTTTATGATTTGATGATTTCTGATTTGACTCAGTCTATAGCTTATTTAGATGGTTATACACGTTCTGCAAAATTTAATTTAGACAAGAATGTTGCTAAAGGTTTGTTAGCGTATGTTTATGCTGCTCGTGGTACTACAGACGATTTAACAAAAATTGTGTCTTTAACGAACGATATTTTAGCTGCTTATCCGTTAACAACTAAAAGTCAATCTACTGCTGTTTTAGCTAATGGTGTTTTAACTAATAGTGATTCTGGCTTTAATAATGTTAACACTCCAAGTTGGATGTGGGGTGTTGATTTGACAAATGCGATCAATCTTGATCTTATATCTTGGTGGGGTCAGATGGATTATTATACATACAGCTATTCATGGGCTGGAGATCCAAAAGGTATTGATCGTGATTTGTTGCTTTCTATACCTACTACGGACATAAGAAGAGCTCAGTTTTCAAGTGGTTCTTTTAGGCCTTTAGGTAAGTTTTTCGATCCAAAGCGTGTAGTTGGAGGTCAAAGAGTAATTGAAACTGATTATATTTATATGAGATCTGATGAGTTTTTACTTTTAAATGCTGAAGCAAATGCTAAGTTAAATAATGAAGGTGCTGCTATTGATAGCCTTAAGAAGTTATTAGCTATTCGATTTGCTTCTGCTCTAGACTATGCTTATGTTGATGCTTTGGGGGGTGATGCATTAAAAGACGAGATCTATAAACAAATGCGTGTTGAGTTATGGGGTGAAGGTAAAATTTATTTAGCTATGAAGAGAAATAAAAGATCCAGTACAAGAGCTTCTAATCATCTTAATTTGAAAGGTCAGACATTCACATATGATGATCCTCGTTTATCATTTTTGATTCCGCAACAAGAAGTTTTAAATAATCCATTTATAGATTAATGAATTTTGTTAAATTTAAAAACCCGCTTTAAAAGCGGGTTTTTTTGTTAGAATTAGTAGTTTAAGATTCTGTTGTTTTGTTTTTAGATGGAATTTTGGTTGTTTTTAGTCTATTGTGGTGTGTTTGGCTCTGTGTTTATTAAGCTTTTTTTTGGTTTTTATTAGTGTTGTTTTTTTGCTTGTTTTTAAGTTAGTGTTTTTATCTCTGGATTTTAGTTGTTTTTATTTAGTTTTAGTTGTTAATTTTGATTATTTATTGCTTTTTATTTAGTTAAATATGTGTAATAAGTTAAATTATTAAATTCCAAGAATATTTGGTTTTTTAAGAAATTATTATGATTTTTGTCGGATAACTAATTCAAATAAATTAATATGAGATTAAAATTCAAATGGATCTTTACGCTATTGATAGCGTTGTCTGTGCAGTTTTCTTTTGCTCAAGAGAAAACCGTTAGTGGAGTTGTTTCAGATGCTTCAGGTCCGATACCTGGTGCAAACGTAATTGTTAAAGGAACCAAAATAGGTGTTCAAACAGATTTTGATGGTAAGTATTCCGTTAGAGCCAAAGTGGGAGATGTTTTAGTATTCTCTTTTATAGGGATGGATAATTCATCTGTAACAGTTGGTGTTTCTAATACTGTAAATGTAAAATTGACATCAGGTTCACAAGCTCTAGAAGAGGTGGTAGTTGTGGGGTATGGAACTCAAAAAAAGAGTGAAATAACGGGTTCGATTTCTCAAATTAAAGGTGGAGAGATTAAAGGTCTTGTTACTCAGAGTTTTGATCAACAATTAGCTGGAAGAGCTGCTGGTGTGCAAATAACTCAAAACTCTGGTTTAATAGGGGCAGCGCCAAGAATTAGAATTAGAGGTATTAATTCAATAAATTCTAGCACTTATCCTTTAATTGTTGTGGATGGTTTGCCAATTTCTACTGGAGATTTAGGTGGTTATGCTGCTAATAATGCTTTAGCTGATATTAATCCTAATGATATAGAATCTTTTGAAATATTGAAAGATGGTGCAGCATCTGCTGTTTATGGGTCAAGAGCTTCTAATGGGGTTATTTTGATTACGACCAAAAAGGGTAAAGAAGGAAAAACAAATTTCAGTTATAATACCTACACGGGCTTTGCTGAAGTTGCTGAATATGCAGATTTGCTAAAGACGGATGATTTTATTCAAATTTCTAACGAAAAAAGAGCTAATAGAGGTCTTGGTGTTTGGGCTGTTGGCAATACTGTTGATACTGACTGGCAAAAAGCAATTCTAAGAAGTGCTTTACAATTAGAACACAATCTAAATTTCTCTGGAGGATTAGGGAGTGGTACATATTATGCTTCTGTAGGATATGCGAAGCAAGAAGGTATAATTTTGTCTAATGATTTGGAACGTTATAATGCTAAGTTTAATGTTGATCAAAAAATTACTAAAAACTTCAAAATTGGTTCAAATGTAGCTTTATCAAGAACATTGACAAATGGTTTGAATACAGGTAATAATTCTCTTTCGGGAGCAATGTTTAATGTAATCCGTCAATTACCAAATACTGAAGTTTATGATGTGAATGGTCCTAGAGGTTATAATATTGCAACTGTGGGAGCAAATACAATTGTAGGAAGAGGTCAAAATACTGCTTATATTGCAAATAATCTTCCAAATATCAGATTTGTTTTGGATAAAAATATTCAGCGAACTACGACAAATCGAGTTCTGGCAAGTGTGTTTGGAGAATATGCTATTAAGCCTTGGTTGAACTTTAGAACTCAAGTAAGTTTAGATCAGTCGAATGCAACAGGTTTAAGATTTTGGCATCCTTTTCATGGTGATGGGGTGAGTTCAAAAGGAAGAATCGAGAATAGTACGGATATTTCACAAACCTATAACTGGCAAAATATTCTTTCTTTTAATAAAGATTTTAATCAGCATAGTTTATCTCTATCTGCTGTTAATGAGTATCAAAAAAACGAAGTTAATGGTTATATAGGGGGAGGAACGGATTTAGCAGATGAGTTCTTTTCTCAAAACGTTATAACGGGATCTTACGGAACTCCTTTTTCAAGTGGGTATAAATCTGCAAATGCAATAGTTTCTTATTTAGGTAAAGCAGGATATAATTTTGATAAGAGATATTATGTTCAAGCTTCCTTGCGTAAAGATTTAATGTCAAAATTTGCACCTGATTTGAGGTCAGAGGTTTTTCCTGGAGTATCGGTAGGTTGGACTGCATCAAATGAAAAGTTCTTTGAGAAAATTAACAATTATGTTAATGATTTTAAAGTTAGAGCTTCGTGGGGTAAAACAGGTAACTTTAGTGTATTGGGAGGTGATTTTCCTTATATGGGAACTTATAGACCTAGGAAATATGGAGATTATAATGGTGTAGCGTTTACAAACATGGAAAACTTGAAATTGACATGGGAAGTTATCGAAAAACGTAATATCGGTGTTGATTTTGGATTATTAGGGAATAAAATTAAATTTGTTGTCGATTACTATAGTAATGATGCGGATAAATTAGTTGAAAGATTTCAAACACCTATGTCGTTAGGGGTGCCAAACAATCAGTATACTGCGAATGTTGGAAATATTAACAATAGCGGTTGGGAATTTGGTGTTGATTTTAATGTAATAAACAAAGAGAAGTTTACTTTTGATGTGAATGCAAATTTATCATTCAACAAGAATAAAGTAGTTTCATTGTCAAAAGGAATTGATCAAATTTCTACGTATAATATTATTAAAGAAGGATTGCCTTTGAATTCACTTTATGGAGTTAAATATTGGGGTGTTAATGCCAGTAATGGTAATCCTGTATACTACAAAAATGACGGCAGTTTAGTTCAAGGAAATTTGGCTACTAATAATTATAGGGTTTTTGATCCGGCAAACCCAACAGATATTTCTAAAACTGCTACATCTCCAGATTTAATGGTTTTAGGAAATACTTTACCTAAGTATTTTGGGGCTGTTGATTTAAAATTGAAGTATCATAATTTTGATTTTGGTACATTAGTGAGATTCAGCGGTGGAAATAAAATAATGAATGTTACTAGATATGAGATGTTAAGTCAAAACTTTAATAATAACTCTACTGAGATTTTAGGAAGATGGCAAAGTGTTGATAATCCTGGAGACGGATGGACACCTAAGTTATGGTCAAGTGCAGATCCTATAGTAAACGGGCCTATTACATCAAATTCTAGGTTTGTTGAGAAAGGTGATTTTATCAAATTTGACAATATATCTTTAGGATATAACTTGCCTTCTAGTATTACTGAGAAATTAAATATTAAGAATTTTAGACTTTATA is a window of Flavobacterium acetivorans DNA encoding:
- a CDS encoding RagB/SusD family nutrient uptake outer membrane protein produces the protein MKKILIFSLAISVFLISCESDYLDARPDGGTTTDSQLDEIAKVNPKVLNGLLLGVYSTMYTVGAGGTDDHSDFGQKGVDITLDLLSSDMAYTANNYGWYNALTQLTATPNFANNENYKPWRYYYKIILGANSVIDALGGTDAVLVDQEAKNVMGQAKGLRAYAYFYLSQMYQISYKADELILPIYKDAKSNNQPKSKASEVYDLMISDLTQSIAYLDGYTRSAKFNLDKNVAKGLLAYVYAARGTTDDLTKIVSLTNDILAAYPLTTKSQSTAVLANGVLTNSDSGFNNVNTPSWMWGVDLTNAINLDLISWWGQMDYYTYSYSWAGDPKGIDRDLLLSIPTTDIRRAQFSSGSFRPLGKFFDPKRVVGGQRVIETDYIYMRSDEFLLLNAEANAKLNNEGAAIDSLKKLLAIRFASALDYAYVDALGGDALKDEIYKQMRVELWGEGKIYLAMKRNKRSSTRASNHLNLKGQTFTYDDPRLSFLIPQQEVLNNPFID
- a CDS encoding SusC/RagA family TonB-linked outer membrane protein; the encoded protein is MRLKFKWIFTLLVALSMQFSFAQEKTVSGVVSDATGPIPGANVIVKGTKTGVQTDFDGKYSVRAKVGDVLVFSFIGMNNSSVTVGAASNVNVKLTAASQALEEVVVVGYRTVSTQSFTGSAKQVKSENIEKKSVSNISQALAGEVAGVRVINTSGQPGSAATIRIRGIGSVNGNRAPLYVVDGIPFNGTLSAINPSDIESTTVLKDAEATAIYGSRGANGVILVSTKKGKSNTSFIEVDSKIGLNYSLLPRYKTIKSPDEYIGYAWESLLNQGKYYEGLSGTAATDYANSSLFNPNNAGIDPTYNMWNVANGADLIDPATGKVKAGVTRRYTPEKWEDFGFQKAVRQEINLTLGGGEGKTKYFSSLGYLNDKGYIVNSNFERISTRLNVTHEVKPWLSGSANFGYTNSTTNSNGQSSDSGSVFWFVDNIPSIYPLFQRDASGAIINDPIYGGGLYDYGLTRGFGGLTNSISDAVRSVNVTKRNELNLNTSLDFKIASFLTFETRFGAQYFNSAYTNKENPFYGPSASQGGSIFKRNTELLNYNFQKLLRFKKSFGDHRIDGLLAHENTNYENRVLTASKYNLLDPEGTELGNAVVSNPSDSFADRFSLESVFGQVSYNFKDTYYFSGTVRRDGSSRFLNNKWGTFGAVGAGWVVSNESFMSDVSWLKFLKLKASYGVIGDQGGASLYSGYDIYNTSNLNDEFSIAFATKGNPNLTWEKSNMFQTGVEFRLGKFLDVTVEYYNKKTDNLFFNRRVGPSVGYASIFVNDGALVNNGVEFDLTAHVLKGNDYFLDLSFNGELINNKLTRMPIDPATGEQKVIDIDGIYGRSVGNSIYDFYMREFAGVDPADGRSQWNAYYFDANANGAKDSNEDFITSMEEYVRANPNNVSGIVETTTKTYSQAATKYVGKTAVPKIRGAFNVNTGFKGFDLSMQFLYGIGGYSYDGAYAGLMGSGQAGSNNWHVDIQDRWQKPGDVTNVPRLSNGKDPNVNSSSTRFLTKSDYISLNNVRIGYTLPKQFVTKIGLSSLNFFVSGDNLWLSSKRTGFNPSTSEAGSSDTYRYSPLSTISYGVRVKF
- a CDS encoding SusC/RagA family TonB-linked outer membrane protein, which encodes MRLKFKWIFTLLIALSVQFSFAQEKTVSGVVSDASGPIPGANVIVKGTKIGVQTDFDGKYSVRAKVGDVLVFSFIGMDNSSVTVGVSNTVNVKLTSGSQALEEVVVVGYGTQKKSEITGSISQIKGGEIKGLVTQSFDQQLAGRAAGVQITQNSGLIGAAPRIRIRGINSINSSTYPLIVVDGLPISTGDLGGYAANNALADINPNDIESFEILKDGAASAVYGSRASNGVILITTKKGKEGKTNFSYNTYTGFAEVAEYADLLKTDDFIQISNEKRANRGLGVWAVGNTVDTDWQKAILRSALQLEHNLNFSGGLGSGTYYASVGYAKQEGIILSNDLERYNAKFNVDQKITKNFKIGSNVALSRTLTNGLNTGNNSLSGAMFNVIRQLPNTEVYDVNGPRGYNIATVGANTIVGRGQNTAYIANNLPNIRFVLDKNIQRTTTNRVLASVFGEYAIKPWLNFRTQVSLDQSNATGLRFWHPFHGDGVSSKGRIENSTDISQTYNWQNILSFNKDFNQHSLSLSAVNEYQKNEVNGYIGGGTDLADEFFSQNVITGSYGTPFSSGYKSANAIVSYLGKAGYNFDKRYYVQASLRKDLMSKFAPDLRSEVFPGVSVGWTASNEKFFEKINNYVNDFKVRASWGKTGNFSVLGGDFPYMGTYRPRKYGDYNGVAFTNMENLKLTWEVIEKRNIGVDFGLLGNKIKFVVDYYSNDADKLVERFQTPMSLGVPNNQYTANVGNINNSGWEFGVDFNVINKEKFTFDVNANLSFNKNKVVSLSKGIDQISTYNIIKEGLPLNSLYGVKYWGVNASNGNPVYYKNDGSLVQGNLATNNYRVFDPANPTDISKTATSPDLMVLGNTLPKYFGAVDLKLKYHNFDFGTLVRFSGGNKIMNVTRYEMLSQNFNNNSTEILGRWQSVDNPGDGWTPKLWSSADPIVNGPITSNSRFVEKGDFIKFDNISLGYNLPSSITEKLNIKNFRLYILAQNAIIITKYSGSDPEMEIGGVDYNVVPRSRVFSVGLNVGL